A DNA window from Pseudomonas sp. GD03919 contains the following coding sequences:
- a CDS encoding aldehyde dehydrogenase family protein: MSKLQCISPIDGSVYVERHLASNPEVLVALAKAELAQQAWKQTPLRERIAIGRRAIEAFAAREAQLAEELCWMMGRPIRYAAGEIRGFVERASHMADIAEGSLADIRLPEKAGFTRFIRREPLGLALIIAPWNYPYLTAVNAVMPALLAGNVVLLKHSAQTPLCAERMVQAFAEAGLPEGVFQYLHLSHGETEALIRSPSIDHVAFTGSVPGGAMVERAAAGRFISVGLELGGKDPAYVRADADLQHAVETAIDGAFFNSGQSCCGIERIYVHESLFDEFVERAVALVRQYKLGRSDDPETTLGPLVRSDAADFVRAQIAEAVEQGARAHIDPAEFPLDAPGTPYLAPQVLTNVNHEMRVMTEESFGPVVGIQKVASDEEALALMNDSEFGLTAAIFSRDVDAAMALADRVEAGTVFLNRCDYLDPGLAWTGVKHSGRGCTLSRVGYEQLTRPKSFHFKTQL, from the coding sequence ATGAGCAAGCTGCAATGCATTTCCCCCATCGACGGCTCGGTCTACGTCGAGCGACATCTGGCGTCCAATCCTGAAGTACTGGTGGCGTTGGCCAAGGCCGAGCTGGCGCAGCAGGCCTGGAAGCAGACGCCACTTCGCGAACGTATCGCCATCGGCCGGCGCGCCATCGAAGCCTTCGCTGCACGTGAGGCGCAACTGGCCGAAGAGCTGTGCTGGATGATGGGCCGGCCAATCCGTTACGCCGCTGGCGAGATCCGTGGCTTCGTCGAGCGTGCCAGCCATATGGCCGATATCGCCGAGGGCTCGCTGGCCGACATCCGCCTGCCGGAAAAGGCCGGCTTCACCCGTTTCATTCGCCGTGAGCCATTGGGCCTGGCGTTGATCATCGCACCCTGGAACTACCCCTATCTGACCGCCGTCAACGCGGTGATGCCGGCGCTGTTGGCGGGCAATGTGGTCTTGCTCAAGCACTCGGCGCAGACGCCGCTGTGCGCCGAGCGCATGGTCCAGGCCTTCGCCGAAGCTGGCCTGCCCGAAGGCGTATTCCAGTACCTGCACCTGAGCCACGGCGAGACCGAAGCCTTGATTCGCTCACCCAGTATCGACCACGTTGCCTTCACCGGTTCGGTGCCCGGCGGAGCCATGGTCGAGCGTGCTGCTGCCGGGCGCTTCATCAGTGTTGGGCTCGAATTGGGTGGCAAGGACCCGGCCTACGTCCGCGCTGACGCCGATCTGCAGCACGCGGTGGAAACCGCCATCGACGGTGCCTTTTTCAACTCCGGGCAGTCGTGCTGCGGCATCGAGCGCATCTACGTGCACGAGTCATTGTTCGATGAGTTCGTCGAGCGCGCGGTGGCGCTGGTGCGCCAGTACAAGCTGGGGCGTTCGGATGACCCGGAGACCACCCTGGGCCCGCTGGTGCGCAGCGACGCCGCCGACTTCGTCCGCGCCCAGATCGCCGAGGCAGTCGAGCAGGGTGCTAGGGCACATATTGACCCGGCCGAGTTTCCCCTGGATGCGCCGGGCACGCCCTACCTGGCGCCGCAGGTGCTGACCAACGTCAACCATGAAATGCGCGTGATGACCGAGGAATCCTTCGGTCCGGTGGTGGGCATTCAGAAGGTCGCCAGCGACGAGGAAGCGCTGGCGCTGATGAACGACAGCGAGTTTGGCCTGACCGCAGCCATCTTCAGTCGCGATGTCGACGCCGCCATGGCTTTGGCTGATCGGGTTGAGGCCGGCACGGTGTTTCTCAACCGCTGCGACTACCTCGACCCTGGCCTGGCCTGGACCGGGGTGAAGCACTCGGGGCGCGGCTGCACCCTGTCGCGGGTCGGCTACGAGCAACTGACCCGGCCAAAATCCTTCCACTTCAAGACTCAGCTGTGA
- a CDS encoding TRAP transporter substrate-binding protein, which produces MSTRRDFLKTAAVGTAALGSAHIYAAEPKKITWRLQTYAGAALAEHVIKPSIDAFNKAANGQMEIQLYFADQLVPTGELFRAMQRGTIDAVQSDDDSIAAPVDVSVFGGYFPFATRYSLDVPVLFEQYGLNEIWVEAYGEVKGVTWLGAGAWDPCHFATVQPIRKLDDLKGKRIFTFPTAGKFLSRFGVIPVTLPWEDVEVAIQTGELDGIAWSGITEDYTVGWANVTKYFLTNNISGAWCGSYFANSDKWAEVPEHLKTLFKLCMDSSNYYRQHWYWGGEAQLRVEGGKLELTSIPAEEWATVEAEAQKFWDEIAKTSPRCAKVVDIFKKYNALMAKAGAPYRG; this is translated from the coding sequence ATGAGTACGAGACGCGATTTCCTGAAAACCGCCGCAGTCGGCACTGCGGCCCTGGGTTCGGCTCATATCTACGCCGCCGAACCGAAGAAAATCACCTGGCGATTGCAAACCTATGCCGGCGCGGCGCTGGCCGAGCACGTGATCAAGCCCTCGATCGACGCCTTCAACAAGGCTGCCAATGGCCAGATGGAGATCCAGTTGTATTTCGCCGACCAGCTTGTGCCGACCGGCGAGCTGTTTCGCGCCATGCAGCGCGGCACCATCGATGCGGTGCAGAGTGATGACGACTCGATTGCCGCGCCTGTGGACGTCTCGGTGTTCGGTGGTTACTTCCCCTTCGCCACCCGCTACAGCCTCGATGTGCCGGTGCTGTTCGAGCAGTACGGGCTCAACGAGATCTGGGTCGAGGCCTATGGCGAGGTCAAGGGCGTTACCTGGCTCGGCGCCGGTGCCTGGGACCCTTGCCACTTCGCCACCGTACAGCCAATCAGAAAGCTCGATGATCTCAAGGGCAAACGCATCTTCACTTTCCCTACCGCCGGCAAATTCCTTTCGCGCTTCGGCGTGATTCCGGTGACCCTGCCCTGGGAGGACGTCGAGGTGGCGATCCAGACCGGCGAGCTGGACGGCATCGCCTGGTCAGGTATCACCGAGGACTACACCGTTGGTTGGGCCAACGTCACCAAGTACTTCCTGACCAACAACATTTCCGGCGCCTGGTGTGGCTCCTACTTCGCCAACTCGGACAAATGGGCCGAGGTGCCGGAGCATCTCAAGACGTTGTTCAAGCTGTGCATGGACAGCTCCAACTACTACCGCCAGCACTGGTACTGGGGCGGCGAGGCGCAACTTCGCGTCGAAGGCGGAAAGCTGGAGCTGACCTCTATCCCGGCCGAGGAATGGGCCACGGTTGAAGCCGAGGCGCAGAAATTCTGGGACGAAATCGCCAAGACCAGCCCGCGCTGCGCCAAGGTGGTGGACATCTTCAAGAAGTACAACGCACTGATGGCCAAGGCCGGGGCGCCTTATCGCGGTTGA
- a CDS encoding glutamine synthetase family protein has product MLGWDVKDQLYDNAQYTGWHSGYPDAPVRILPHTCREIPFENGMLLFLAEFDQQAEAVCPRGTLRRVIQRCQDMGFEPFAALEYEFFMFDETPESARAKGFRDLKPFTPDWFGYSMIRNSVHAELYHQILEMGEAMDFPIEGLHTETGPGVLEAAIAYDHAEAAADKGALFKTFMKVLAQRNGLMATFMAKWSGKYPGQSGHIHVSLRDRKTDKSAFYDPSQAHNMSKLQRHFLAGQQRLMPEFLCMVAPTLNSYRRLIPGFWAPTDATWGVENRTAALRVIPGSDKSQRQEYRLGAADGNPFLALSVAIGSGLYGVMQEWEPTDPVSGNAYAVKHPEELALPRTLWDAAQRLKGSQAAREMFGDAFVEHFAASREWEEREYRRHVSDWELDRYFEII; this is encoded by the coding sequence GTGCTCGGCTGGGACGTCAAGGATCAGCTCTACGACAATGCCCAGTACACCGGCTGGCACAGCGGCTACCCGGACGCGCCGGTGCGCATCCTGCCGCACACCTGCCGCGAGATTCCCTTCGAGAATGGCATGCTGCTGTTTCTCGCCGAATTCGACCAGCAGGCCGAGGCGGTGTGCCCGCGCGGCACGCTGCGCCGGGTCATCCAGCGCTGCCAGGACATGGGCTTCGAGCCCTTCGCCGCGCTCGAGTACGAGTTCTTCATGTTCGATGAAACCCCGGAGTCGGCGCGGGCCAAAGGCTTTCGCGATCTCAAGCCGTTCACCCCGGACTGGTTCGGCTACTCGATGATCCGCAACTCGGTGCATGCCGAGCTCTATCACCAGATTCTCGAAATGGGCGAGGCGATGGACTTTCCCATCGAAGGCCTGCACACCGAGACCGGCCCGGGCGTGCTCGAGGCAGCCATCGCCTACGACCATGCCGAAGCCGCAGCGGACAAGGGCGCGCTGTTCAAGACCTTCATGAAGGTACTGGCCCAGCGCAACGGGTTGATGGCCACCTTCATGGCCAAGTGGTCGGGCAAATACCCAGGGCAGAGCGGCCACATCCATGTGTCGTTGCGTGATCGCAAGACGGACAAGTCGGCGTTCTACGATCCCAGTCAGGCGCACAACATGAGCAAGCTGCAGCGGCATTTTCTCGCCGGGCAGCAGCGTCTGATGCCGGAATTCCTGTGCATGGTGGCGCCGACCCTGAACAGCTATCGCCGTCTTATCCCCGGATTCTGGGCGCCCACCGACGCCACCTGGGGCGTGGAGAACCGCACCGCAGCGCTGCGGGTGATCCCCGGTAGCGACAAGTCGCAGCGCCAGGAGTACCGCCTTGGCGCTGCCGACGGCAATCCGTTCCTGGCGTTGTCGGTGGCCATCGGCTCGGGCCTTTACGGCGTAATGCAGGAGTGGGAACCAACCGATCCTGTCAGCGGCAATGCCTATGCGGTCAAGCATCCCGAGGAGCTGGCGCTACCGCGCACCCTGTGGGACGCCGCGCAACGCCTGAAGGGATCGCAGGCCGCCCGAGAGATGTTCGGCGATGCCTTCGTCGAGCATTTCGCCGCCAGCCGTGAATGGGAAGAGCGCGAGTACCGTCGCCATGTCAGCGATTGGGAGCTGGATCGCTACTTCGAAATCATCTGA